In one window of Agrobacterium larrymoorei DNA:
- a CDS encoding bifunctional cobalt-precorrin-7 (C(5))-methyltransferase/cobalt-precorrin-6B (C(15))-methyltransferase has protein sequence MAVEYDGTSGSATENRAPWLSIVGIGEDGLGGLGENARRTIAEAEVVFGGKRHLELASSAIAGEARAWPVPFDPSMAEVVALAGRKISVLASGDPFFYGVGVTLLRQIDAREVVTYPAPSAFSLAASRLGWALQTAECVSLHGRSIDLIRPHLHPGARIIALTSDANAPSLIASLLAQTGFGHSAFTLLEAIGGSGERLRKTRAREFAFSDIDPLNVIAIEVVADKKARILPFSSGLDDSLFEHDGQITKREIRAITMSSLSPRYGELLWDIGAGSGSIGIEWMLSHPSLNAIAIEQNPERAERAMRNAEAFGVPGLEVVIGTAPQAFEGLSQPDAIFIGGGGSEEGVLDGAVEALKPGGRLVANAVTLEMEAMLLAAQARLGGSLIRIDIARASPVGQMQGWRPAMPVTQWTWVKPKDMP, from the coding sequence ATGGCTGTTGAATATGACGGAACCTCCGGCTCCGCCACCGAAAATCGAGCGCCATGGCTTTCGATCGTTGGGATCGGTGAAGATGGTCTCGGTGGATTGGGAGAGAACGCGCGTCGCACCATTGCAGAGGCCGAGGTCGTCTTTGGCGGCAAGCGCCATCTTGAGTTGGCTTCCTCCGCAATCGCGGGCGAGGCACGCGCCTGGCCGGTTCCGTTCGATCCCAGCATGGCCGAGGTTGTTGCTCTGGCGGGCAGAAAAATCTCCGTTCTCGCTTCAGGCGATCCGTTTTTCTACGGCGTCGGGGTAACGCTACTGAGGCAGATCGATGCCAGGGAGGTTGTCACCTATCCCGCGCCGTCAGCTTTTTCGCTCGCTGCATCACGTCTCGGCTGGGCCTTGCAGACGGCGGAATGCGTATCGCTTCATGGTCGTTCGATTGATCTCATCCGCCCACATCTGCATCCGGGTGCGCGGATCATCGCCTTGACCTCGGATGCAAATGCACCTTCTCTTATCGCCTCGCTGCTCGCCCAGACGGGTTTTGGCCACTCGGCTTTCACTCTGTTGGAAGCCATCGGCGGGAGCGGCGAAAGGCTGCGGAAGACGAGAGCGAGAGAGTTTGCCTTTTCCGATATCGATCCGCTCAACGTCATCGCCATCGAGGTGGTGGCAGATAAGAAGGCGCGCATTTTGCCCTTTTCCAGCGGGTTGGACGATAGTCTCTTCGAGCACGACGGTCAGATCACCAAGCGGGAAATTCGAGCTATAACAATGTCCTCGCTGTCACCGCGATATGGTGAGTTGTTGTGGGACATCGGGGCGGGCTCCGGTTCTATTGGCATCGAATGGATGCTTTCTCACCCATCGCTGAATGCCATCGCAATCGAACAGAACCCGGAGCGGGCGGAGCGGGCCATGCGCAATGCCGAAGCCTTCGGTGTTCCGGGGCTGGAGGTCGTTATCGGAACTGCGCCTCAGGCCTTCGAGGGGCTTTCGCAGCCTGACGCCATCTTCATCGGTGGCGGTGGCAGCGAGGAAGGTGTTCTCGATGGCGCTGTCGAGGCCCTGAAGCCGGGCGGACGGCTGGTCGCCAATGCCGTTACGCTGGAGATGGAAGCGATGCTGCTGGCAGCGCAGGCGCGGCTGGGCGGCTCGCTGATCAGGATCGACATCGCACGCGCCTCGCCTGTTGGGCAGATGCAGGGATGGCGTCCGGCCATGCCGGTCACGCAATGGACTTGGGTCAAGCCGAAGGACATGCCGTGA
- a CDS encoding M20 aminoacylase family protein, which produces MEEVVEIRRHLHRHPEIGLSEFKTSDFIADRLVSMGYEVTRGLAGTGVVATLRHGNSGKSVGIRADIDALPIHEETGADYASENPGMMHACGHDGHTAMLLGAAKIIAERRNFDGTVNLIFQPAEENFGGARIMIEDGLFERFPCDAVFALHNEPAHPFGHFVLRDGPIMAAVDECKIIVKGYGGHGAEPQIASDPIVAGASIIMALQTIVSRNIHPLMPTVVTVGAFHAGVASNVIPETAEMLLTIRSFDPEARDELEKRIRLVAEGQAASYGMTVTLDYQRGYSPTVNHKAETDYVMGLASRFVGSDKVMEMPRPSMGAEDFAYMLEKRPGAYFFLGTKRTENDPPLHHPKFDFNDDILPIGTAFWVELVEDYLKSG; this is translated from the coding sequence ATGGAGGAGGTTGTCGAAATCCGTCGGCACTTGCATCGTCACCCCGAAATCGGCCTGTCGGAATTCAAGACATCCGATTTCATCGCGGATCGGCTGGTATCCATGGGGTACGAGGTGACGAGAGGTCTGGCCGGTACGGGCGTCGTTGCCACGTTGCGACACGGAAACAGCGGCAAAAGCGTGGGTATTCGCGCCGATATCGACGCGCTTCCGATCCACGAGGAAACGGGCGCGGATTATGCTAGCGAAAACCCCGGCATGATGCATGCTTGTGGCCACGACGGACATACCGCCATGCTGCTCGGCGCAGCGAAAATCATTGCGGAACGTCGTAATTTCGATGGCACCGTCAATCTGATTTTCCAGCCGGCCGAAGAGAATTTCGGCGGCGCGCGCATTATGATCGAAGACGGATTGTTTGAACGTTTTCCGTGTGATGCGGTGTTTGCGCTACACAATGAGCCAGCACATCCCTTCGGTCACTTCGTTCTCCGCGACGGCCCCATTATGGCGGCGGTGGACGAATGCAAGATCATCGTCAAAGGTTATGGTGGACACGGCGCCGAACCTCAAATCGCATCGGACCCGATCGTTGCGGGAGCTAGCATCATCATGGCGCTGCAAACCATCGTTTCCCGTAACATCCACCCTTTGATGCCAACCGTGGTAACCGTCGGTGCCTTTCACGCGGGGGTGGCGAGCAACGTGATCCCAGAAACAGCCGAGATGTTACTGACGATCCGTTCTTTTGATCCCGAAGCACGTGATGAACTTGAGAAGCGTATCCGACTGGTTGCAGAAGGGCAGGCTGCGAGTTACGGGATGACCGTGACGCTGGATTATCAGCGCGGCTATAGCCCGACCGTCAACCACAAGGCTGAAACTGATTACGTTATGGGCTTGGCATCTCGGTTTGTAGGCTCGGACAAAGTAATGGAAATGCCTCGTCCGTCCATGGGGGCTGAAGATTTCGCCTATATGCTGGAAAAGCGTCCCGGAGCCTACTTCTTCCTGGGCACCAAACGCACCGAAAACGATCCGCCGCTTCATCACCCGAAATTCGATTTCAACGATGACATCCTGCCAATCGGAACGGCATTCTGGGTCGAACTGGTCGAAGATTATCTGAAGTCTGGCTGA
- a CDS encoding cobalt-precorrin-6A reductase, protein MTRSILILGGTADARILAGRLVKDSGHRILLSMAGRTKNPVEQPVPVRIGGFGGAEGLANFLRSEGFDLLVDATHPYAARISANAVHAAKSAGVPLVTLARPAWVPIQGDNWNAVADVEDAVSTLGAEPKNAFLALGRQELLPFEAAPQHAYLIRSVDPVEPPLSVPQARYITARGPFALNDEIAMLNDNGIDVIVSKNSGGKAAYGKIEAARVLHIPVIMIDRPPLSDGDTVPDIETALAAIRHQLSLLENRGE, encoded by the coding sequence ATGACGCGCTCCATTCTCATTCTCGGCGGCACGGCGGATGCCCGCATTCTGGCCGGTCGGCTTGTCAAAGATTCCGGCCACAGGATTTTGCTGTCCATGGCGGGCCGCACGAAAAATCCTGTCGAGCAGCCCGTTCCCGTCCGTATTGGCGGTTTCGGTGGCGCCGAGGGGCTTGCCAATTTCCTTCGTTCGGAAGGTTTCGACCTGCTGGTGGACGCGACCCATCCCTATGCGGCACGAATTTCCGCTAATGCTGTTCACGCCGCGAAGAGTGCCGGGGTTCCGCTGGTAACGCTGGCGCGCCCTGCGTGGGTGCCCATACAAGGCGACAATTGGAACGCCGTCGCAGATGTCGAGGATGCCGTCTCTACGCTCGGCGCCGAGCCCAAAAATGCTTTTCTCGCACTTGGTCGGCAGGAGCTTCTGCCTTTTGAGGCAGCCCCTCAACACGCTTATCTTATACGCAGCGTCGACCCTGTCGAGCCGCCGCTCTCGGTGCCACAGGCGCGATACATCACCGCGCGCGGGCCTTTTGCGCTCAACGATGAAATCGCGATGCTCAACGACAACGGCATCGACGTGATCGTGTCGAAAAACTCCGGTGGCAAGGCAGCCTATGGCAAGATCGAGGCGGCGCGTGTGCTCCACATTCCAGTCATCATGATCGACCGGCCGCCGCTTAGCGATGGCGATACGGTGCCGGATATCGAAACTGCGCTGGCCGCCATTCGCCATCAGCTTTCCCTTTTGGAAAATCGCGGCGAGTAA
- a CDS encoding cobalamin biosynthesis protein: MDLGQAEGHAVIVAGIGCRRGVGANAIIAALEQASNAHQISVDFIATAPIKADEPGLLEAATRLGMAFVVVAQVDFEAASGRTLTQSAVSLNHAGSPSVSEASALAALGESSKLIGPRMVIGDITVAFATSGDKE; this comes from the coding sequence ATGGACTTGGGTCAAGCCGAAGGACATGCCGTGATCGTTGCCGGTATCGGGTGTCGAAGGGGTGTCGGTGCGAACGCAATCATCGCTGCGCTGGAGCAGGCTTCAAACGCGCATCAAATCAGCGTCGATTTCATCGCCACAGCCCCGATTAAGGCCGATGAACCGGGATTGCTGGAAGCAGCGACGCGGCTTGGCATGGCTTTCGTGGTGGTCGCGCAGGTGGATTTCGAGGCTGCGAGCGGGCGCACGCTGACGCAATCTGCGGTGAGTTTGAACCATGCAGGTTCGCCAAGCGTCAGCGAAGCCTCCGCTCTGGCGGCGCTGGGTGAAAGTTCAAAGCTGATCGGCCCTCGTATGGTGATTGGCGATATTACGGTGGCCTTTGCCACCTCTGGAGACAAGGAATGA
- the cobM gene encoding precorrin-4 C(11)-methyltransferase, with translation MTVHFIGAGPGAADLITVRGRDLIAACAVCLYAGSLVPKALLDYCPPGARIVDTAALSLDEIEAEFVAAARDGKDVARLHSGDLSVWSAMGEQIRRLERLGLDYTVTPGVPSFAAAAATLRRELTVPEVAQSLVLTRISGRASKMPESENLKAFGATGATLAIHLAIHAIGQVVEDLMPLYGDDCPVAIVVRASWPEERVITGTLGTIEGLLAAEPVERTAMIFVGKGLASSDFRESALYSADYVRRFRKPSAD, from the coding sequence ATGACGGTTCACTTCATTGGTGCTGGCCCCGGTGCCGCAGATCTCATCACGGTTCGCGGGCGCGATCTCATTGCCGCCTGCGCCGTATGCCTTTATGCCGGTTCTCTGGTGCCGAAAGCGCTTCTCGACTATTGCCCGCCCGGTGCGCGCATCGTCGATACGGCAGCTTTGTCGCTGGATGAGATCGAAGCCGAATTCGTAGCAGCTGCGCGCGACGGCAAGGATGTGGCACGGCTGCATTCCGGTGATCTTTCCGTCTGGAGCGCAATGGGCGAGCAGATCCGCCGCTTGGAGCGCCTTGGTCTCGATTACACCGTTACTCCCGGCGTCCCTTCCTTCGCCGCCGCTGCCGCAACGCTGAGACGCGAGCTAACTGTGCCGGAAGTGGCACAAAGCCTTGTGCTGACACGTATTTCCGGGCGTGCTTCAAAAATGCCTGAGAGCGAGAATCTGAAGGCGTTCGGTGCAACGGGTGCGACGCTTGCCATTCACCTTGCCATTCACGCCATCGGTCAGGTCGTTGAAGATTTGATGCCGCTCTATGGTGATGATTGCCCTGTGGCCATCGTTGTGCGCGCATCATGGCCGGAAGAGCGGGTCATCACTGGCACGCTTGGAACCATAGAGGGTCTGCTGGCAGCCGAACCGGTGGAGCGCACCGCGATGATTTTTGTCGGCAAGGGCCTCGCTTCTTCCGATTTTCGCGAAAGCGCGCTTTATAGCGCGGATTACGTTCGCAGATTCAGAAAGCCTTCGGCAGACTGA